The Rattus rattus isolate New Zealand chromosome 8, Rrattus_CSIRO_v1, whole genome shotgun sequence genome contains the following window.
CTACTTGGAGGAGCACGTGAGCAAAGAGGCCGAATACTTAATCAGCAAGTTCCAGAAGCTGATGGCAGAGGTTGGCCACTTCGAACCAGTCAAGTATTTGGTAGTGTCAGTGGCCAATGTCATCTGTGCCATATGCTTTGGCAGACGTTATGACCACGATGACCAAGAGCTGCTCAGCATAGTCAATCTAAGCAATGAGTTTGGGGAGGTTACTGGTTCTGGATACCCAGCTGACTTCATTCCTATCCTCCGTTACCTCCCTAACTCTTCCCTGGATGCCTTCAAGGACTTGAATAAGAGGTTCTACAGTTTCATGAAGAAGCTAATCAAAGAGCACTACAGGACATTTGAGAaggtaggggctggggagaagcaGGTGGTGATGGGAAGCAGTTAGGATCCAGGGCCAGAATGTCACGGGCAAGCTTAACACTGGTAGCAGTGTGCACTCAGTCCTCAGCAGGCCAATACAACTTTCCTTGGCTGGTCCTTCTGTGCATCCATAGGACAAGAGCTGCTGAATGGGAAGGAGCCCTGGGCCAGTTCTTACTGGATTAGGAAGAACCTGTCTCCTGGCTTCATGGTAGAAAAAAGAACTCATCAAATAACTAACAGTGTCAGGCTCTGTGCCTCCAGGGTCCCTTGAGTTGGGTCATCAATTCTCTAAGGTAGAACGAGACTCTGAGAGGCAAAGGGAAACTGGGACAGCTGCCTCAGAATGTCACCTCTTGAACAAAGGTGTTAATGGCAGTGAAGGGCCAGGCCAGATGGAGAGGTAGGTCTGAGATATTGCTCACCTTGTGCTCTTTTGTCTCTCAGGGCCACATCCGGGACATCACAGACAGCCTCATTGAGCACTGTCAGGACAGGAAGCTGGATGAGAATGCCAATGTCCAGCTCTCAGAGGATAAGGTCATTACGATTGTTTTTGACCTCTTTGGAGCTGGTACGTGTATCTGTGTATCATTTTTGTGCTCAGGGGCCCCTCCTTGCTACCTACCTAACCACTGCCTCTGTTCTATCCTGTTCAGGGTTTGACACAATCACAACTGCTATCTCTTGGAGCCTCATGTACCTGGTAACCAACCCTAGGATACAGAGAAAGATCCAGGAGGAGTTAGGTAGGTGGTGGCTCCATTCCAAGGACTCTAAGTGGAGGACCCTGATAAAGTCTTGGCAATCCCTTAATCCTTTTGAACCTCTGTATTTTGTAGATACAGTAATTGGCAGGGATCGGCAGCCCCGGCTTTCTGACAGACCTCAGCTGCCCTATCTGGAGGCCTTCATCCTGGAGACCTTCCGACATTCATCTTTTGTCCCATTCACCATCCCCCACAGGTCAGGCCACAGATCCACTGACATTTGATACTAGGTCTTAGTTTAGTATACACAGCCCATTATGATTCATGAGAAGGACATAGCATGTGTGGATTTCCCTTGTGGCCCCGATCCTGACTGagcatctttttttccccagcaccacaagagATACAAGTCTGAATGGCTTCTATATCCCCAAGGGGCACTGTGTCTTTGTGAACCAGTGGCAGATTAACCATGACCAGTAAGTTGACAGGTGCAGTGGAAACTCCTGGGTGGGATGGGTCCATCCTTGCCTGGGCTTCAGACCCCCTTGTCCCTTGGGGATTGACCTACTTGATACTTATATAATCCCCTGAACACTGACTTCAGCTGTCTCCCTCTGTATACAGGGAACTATGGGGTGATCCAAACGAGTTCCGGCCTGAAAGGTTTCTTACCCCCAGTGGCACTCTGGACAAGCACCTGAGTGAGAAGGTCATTCTCTTTGGTTTGGGCAAGCGAAAGTGCATTGGGGAGACCATTGGCCGACTGGAggtctttctcttcctggccATCATGCTGCAGCAAATGGAATTTAATGTGTCACCAGGCGAGAAGGTGGATATGACTCCTGCCTATGGGCTGACTTTAAAACATGCCCGCTGTGAGCACTTCCAAGTGCAGATGCGGTCTTCTGGTCCTCAGCATCTCCAGGCTTAGACTGTCCTGGATGCTCACCAGGCCAGGTGGCTGTTCCTGGGATTCAACTTCAGTCAGAAACACAGACCCTGGGGCATTGTGCCTGCCTCCTACTTTGGACTTGTTTCTCTATATGCTGAACACAGACACTGGGCACAGCGGAGACCCACAGGACCCTCAGATCCTTCTCAAGTTCAGCATCAACTAGGAGACCTAAAAGGGTTATGAGATACCTGGGCCTCAGAAAACCCCTGAAGAGCTCTCTGGATCCTCCAGTGGCTGGCTGGTTTGAAAAATACTTACAACAGGTCATGCCAGGATCTGGCTGGTTACTATGACAACCGGGAGTAGCCCAgaatggagggagaagagaactCAAAACACTGGCGCGGAGGTGCTCTTGCCATCTGCTGAGGCTAAACTGTCTTCCCACATAGATTTATGACACCGCATGTGGGGGTGTAGCACCTTCATTCACCTACATAGAAATAAACAGGGTCTCCTTGTCCTTGCAAAGCCCATGCTCCTGTTTAGGAAGGGCTGAGAGTTGTGTCTAGAAAGACCTAAGAACATAGGGACAGACTTTCTGGGCAGTAAGACCAGGTTTAGAGTAAAGGAATGCCTTTTGAGACAGtattgtgtagtccaggctgcctcTGAACTTGCTaccaagggtggccttgaactccttaattcttttttctgcttttaccaCCCTACCAAGTGCTAGGGTACAGTCATGAACCGCTACAccagctcttgctctcttgtcttTACTGTATAAaacgtttctttctttctttcttttttttttaaaaagaaaatgtttgtgcATAAGAGCTTTTTATTATGGCCTGTACTTTGCTTATGCATTTGTATTAGTCATACCTCAATAGATTTAGATAATTCGCTTAGTGTAATAGAGAAAAATCTAACTCAAGTATCTAGAAATATATAGGAAAAATGTACATgagctaaataaaaatattacctgGAAGTACTCTGTGTAGAGAAGTTTTGAACCTGAAGTTAAGCCACATTCCCGTCCTTAAGCTCGACTTtatgctgtgttttcctgtggggaggagagggctggCTATTGAGAGCTGAAGAGAATGGCACATTATCAATGGGGTCTCCTCTAATGTGTCACACTTTGATAGAAAGTACTCTCTGGAActctaaaaaagaaagactgcTTTCAGAAGCCCCCAAAGCTGGTGGAAGGGTCTGATGCATAAGCATACCATCTAATTCACAGTAACCAGGGCTTTACTAGCCCTTCATAGGGGAATAGGAATTCAAGAGCTGAGGATGTGGCTAGGTGGGGAGGAATACTGGAAAAAGACCCTAGGTCTTTGGGGGACATTTTAACAGAGCCTTCCTTGAAGGATGAGAATCAATCTCTCtagctttctctttattttgtattggttctttgtgaatttcacatcatgtccCCCGatctcactcatctccccatcccttcgtATCTGTCCTCTACCCTTCCAGTATATatattggaaacaaaacaaacagaaccccaTCACAGAAGCttcagtgtgtcacagtgtgtcataTAGTATACCCTTTCgcccacacttctttgcttgcaaatgtttattgcaatgaaTCATTCATTGGTCTAGttggaggcctctggcttctgctgcactaTCAATATTGGATGCTCTCACTAGGACTCctttcagatatcctgttgttgcctcgtgtcatggagatcctgcagctttggatctgcagggccagtcccttcatgtgctccagcaGATCATAGATgggatagatgttggggtggggcaACTCAAAACCCTGGGTGATAGCTAAGCTGGTCAACCTGTCAGCTCTCCCATAATCACACCGCCAGgttgagctctccagcactgcctctGGCTAGCTCAGCCAATGCCACAAacagtgagggacagggccagctcttctggaGAAGCATTCTCTTAAGTGGCTCACATTTTTTTATGCAGAAATCCTCATCCCTTAGTAATGTCAGAATGGCAGTGTCAGGTAGTGGTGAAGGACAGACCCACAGAGCCAGAAGCTCCTCTAACATGCTAAGAGGACATGCATCTTGGGATGTGACCCTTCCTAGTATCACCCCATTCAAGCCCCTTCTTGAACAGCTGGGAGTGGACAGTAGTTACCAGACTTATGCCTTCTGAATAGAGTAAATAGACAGTAAATAGAGTAAAAAACATTCACCAAGAGTTTCAGGCCACGATAAAGAGCAAACCCAAATCAGAGGGAACAAGGGTGCCCAGTTGCCATTCTCATGGTTGTATTAAAGCAAAGCAGTCGCAGCTGGAATGCTGCTCAGCTGATGGTTGTCTAGCATGCCCAAAGACTTGAGGTCTGTGGCAGCACACAGCTGTAATTCTAGCAAGCAGGAGATAAAGACAGGATGGTCAAAAGGTTAAAAGTcactcccagggctggagagatggcttagcggttaagagcactgactgctcttccagaggtcctgagttcaattcccagcaaccacatggtggctcacaaccatctgtaatgagatctgatgccctcttctggtgtgtctgaggacagctacagtgtattcacatgtaataaatctttaaaaaaaaaaagtcactcccAGCTACAGAAAGTTTGTAGCCAGCCTGAAATATGGGAAATTCTGTCTttgaaacaacaaacaacaaacaaatttGTATTATATGCTATAATGTAGAGGAACACATAATATATCCAGAATAGGCAAATTAAATAGAGCCAAAAATTAAGGAACAAAGGGCAAAAGGAATCCGGAGGTGTGGGTTTCTTCTACACAGAGAGCACGTATTCTTAAATCAGGAGTGATGCTTGTATAACTTTATGTacactaaaaagcaaaacaaacagcagcagacCGGGGAGACCTATGTGTTCAAGAATTCTTGCTCctcctctagaggacccaagttccatgACCCTTGTAGAGCAACTCACAATTGtccataaccccagttccagaggaactgaaagcctcttctggcatctgtgggcactCTCACCCATCCTGACGTATGCATATACCCCCCTCAAATACCCACATACCCACAAAAAGTAAATCTTCATTAAAATACAACAATCAATTGTGCAGGGTAAATGGAAGggaaaataccattttaaaagtaaagaatctGGACAGCATAGGTAAAACAGTTTATAAGCAGGGCAGTGGTggacacacctttaaacccagccctcaggaggctgaggcaggcagatctctaagtttgagccagcctgatctacagagtgaattccaggtcagtgaAAACCTGTTTTGCCATGTACTATCTTGCTCCGCTAATATCCTAAATCTTAGAATCCATGGGCAATTGACAGAAATGAGCATTCTAACTTCCTAATGCCCAGATTGAGATCCAAGGCTTCTTATGAAAACAATTGGCCACAAATCTGGGACAGAAGTATTAATAAAAGACAAGCCTGGAACACTTAGCCACGCCAGATGGTAAAGATACTACGAAGACTCCAGGGATAGATTAAGTCACTCGAGACACTCTTAAACAAGTTTTAACTCCTGAAGATAAGGCAGTTTGACTATTGATAATAATTCCTATTGTGtaggcacatgcttttaatctcagaatgtaggcaggaggatttctttgagtttgagtcTAGCTAGGGTTATATAGCAACAAAGTAACTAAAAATTTGTCCCCATAAATTAAAACCCTTCATGAGCTCATAAacatttctaaatttgtttttagatttattttatgtgtattgaatGTTTTTGCCTACACCATAAGCCTGCTGGTCCTCTCAGTGGTCAAAAGAGAGACCCTCCCtacctggaacaggagttatggACAGTGGTAGGAAAGCAatgcttttaacttctgagccatctccccagcttctcttttcttctctctctctctctctctctctctctctctctctctctctctctctccttctccatcttctctatCTTTCTTGCTAGCTCTCAGGAAATACTTCCCATAAGATTTAATCATGcttagtggtggcacatgcctttaataccagcatttgagagacagaggccagctgatttacagagcaagttccagagaaggaaagaaagaaagaaagagagagagaaagaaagaaaggaaggaagaaagaaagaaagaaagaaaaaggtttcACCTcaacaatgtttttcttttcttaagtacCACTAATTTCTCACCTCCAGTCAAACAGTATTGAATATCCCAGGAAAGCAAAAGTTTCACTTTTGTAGTTCTTGTTAACcacagccatttcttcagccccacttaaccagaaccacagaatctTAATTTAAAGTAACAAATGGCCCAGatagtctttaaatttttctctgaaacttcacaagccaggcaatctgcactgctctcaacattcttatcttccaatCTCCTACAGAAGAGCCCACTGAGCTCTCGTGGCTTTTCCagttcaaagttccaaagtccttccgaAACATGATCTGGCCTGTCACTATACCCTACTCCTTGTACCAATTTATCTTAGtttggatttctattgctgtgatgaaacaccatgaccaaataccaatttggggaggaaagggtttattcagcttacacattcataTTAGTATTCATTATGAAAGGATCTTGAAGTCAGAAGCTGGTACAGGGACCACTGAGGAGTGtttgttactggcttgctctccatgctTGCTCAGTCTTTTTTCTCattgaacccaggactgccagcccagggaggGCCCCACCCACAATAGCCTAGGTCCTCCCCATCAGTCACAAGTTAAGAGAAATGCTTTACAGGCTttcttacagccagatcttacagaggcattttctcagtagaagttccctcctttcagataactctagcttgtgtcaagttgacaaagtaGCCagcatattttcttcctttctttctctcctctctctttcttctttcttacttcATTCAGATTTCACACATAGAAAACATCTGGCTTAATTTAGCGGTCCTGCCCATCAATCCTTAACAATCCAACCACTCAAATTTCCCGGGAGCCCCGCCCCTTGGCTCCTCCCTGTGTCAACGGAAGTGACATCATTCGCGTTGGTCGAGACGCGGGGGCGTTTCCGGCGGAGGTGGTGGCTGCTCCTGTGTCTGTGGAGGTGGGCGTGAAGCCCCTCGGCGGTGTTCTGGTGAGTGAGGACATCTTGGTGTGCTGTGCAGCGCAGGCGGGGGCAGGCGGCCAGACAGTGAACTTGAGGGAGGCCGCGTGTTCGTGGGTGCTCGTTGGCTGGCGCTTCCGGGTGGTCAGCTCGGTTTTCTTTTTAGGCTGCGGGCTTCCAGGCCTTGTAGATTTTTATACTGGCGGACAGAAactgcggtgtgtgtgtgtgtgtgtgcgttttagGCTGCGGGCTTCCAGGCCTTGTAGATCTTTATACTGGCGGCAGAAACTgcggggtgtatgtgtgtgtgcgcgcgcgtgcgtgctcatgaagagagaagagagagagagagagagagagtgtgtgtgtgtgtgtgtgtgtgtgtgtgtgtgtgtgtgtgtgtgtgtgtgtgtgtgcgcgcgcgcgtccCCGCAGGAACTGGTGGGGGTGGGCGCGTGGGCGCATGTGGAGTACTCACTGAGTTAGGTGTAGCCCAAGGATTCGggttggaggcaggaggtagAGAGATTGGACATGATAACGGCTTGGACTGTCTCAGGCCAGCTTTGGTTGTCACTGTGGTTCTCACAGCTCTTTGCCTTCATTTCCTTTGACTAAAAGGTTAATAGCCAGTCGTGCGAGTGCCGCATGGTGGCTAATAACTTGTCACGGGACTGGGATGTGGAAATAGAGATACTGATGCCCTGCCAGTGCACACACTTAACTTCCCTCGATGCACTGCTGTGGTTATCCTTTCTGTGCTGTGACTGTAGTTATTAGTGATACTTGATCTGTGGTTTGAGTATTggggtgtgttggggtgtgttGGAGGAATAGCCCTCATCAACGTAAGTAATTGATTTTCAGTGTCCTGATTGCAGAGTTAAGAGGAACCTTAGTCTTTCCACAATATAAATGACTATCCTTGGAGCCCTCAGGTGgaacccagttttttttttttttttttttttctgtgagctggggaccggacccagggccttgagcttgctaggcaagcgctctaccactgagctaaatccccaaaccccctcccccacacacacctttttttttttttttcttaaaagagtgATCTATCAGTGTTTTGGGGCACAAAATTCCTAGTTGTTGGTTTCTCTGAAGTAAAAGTAGTTGCAAAGAATGACTTTTTTTGGTGACAGGCTCTcaggccagagctacatagtgaagaGCCTGTTCAATTgtctatgtagatcagactggtctggaactcacagctattctctgtctctgccaccagaatgctgggattaaaggcttgattTTTGACTACAAAGGATTATTGGTTTTGATGTCATGGAGACATTCGGCCACTTGGGTCCCTGTTACTCAGTAATACTGCTGCTTTAGCCTCTGGAGTACTCAGATTATAGAcgtacaccaacacacctgactCTGCTTGGCAGTTTCTGATAAAGTCAAATGCAatttcaattctgattttctaTGTAATATTAACCAGAGCACatgtaaaaatgttatttaaaatggaACTCAGAACTTGAAATAATTCAACTGTGTATAATAGGCTGGCTAAATTCATTGATGCTTAAACAAGATGGTACAGACATGGTAATTAACTTCTCCCAAATACTAACAGCTGAATTTCACAGTTGTACTATTGATTAAAGGAAACCAGACACATGAATCTGCGTGATTCTACTTTTGTGAAGTTTGAAAATAGCATAAATTTGTCTTTCATGATGTCAGAatagcagagacacagtgagccCTTTGTGATGTTTAGGTCACAGCTCCGTTGGGGATTACTGTGAACATTTTTGAGCATAAGATGTCATGGTGTGTCCCTGTAGtcacagtactcaggaggctaaggcaagggGATCTTGAGTTGAGCTtgtctgggttacatagtgagttcatgTCTtgggttgttgttggtttgttttttaatgtggagTGATATACTTTTATGTAGATTATAACTTGAtggaaaagtacaaaatacaaaataaaaggccTCAAGATTTGCCCTGTGCTAGATACGTAAT
Protein-coding sequences here:
- the LOC116908090 gene encoding cytochrome P450 1A1; this encodes MPSVYGFPAFTSATELLLAVTIFCLGFWVVRATRTWVPKGLKSPPGPWGLPFIGHVLTLGKNPHLSLTKLSQQYGDVLQIRIGSTPVVVLSGLNTLKQALVKQGDDFKGRPDLYSFTLITNGQSMTFNPDSGPLWAARRRLAQNALKSFSIASDPALASSCYLEEHVSKEAEYLISKFQKLMAEVGHFEPVKYLVVSVANVICAICFGRRYDHDDQELLSIVNLSNEFGEVTGSGYPADFIPILRYLPNSSLDAFKDLNKRFYSFMKKLIKEHYRTFEKGHIRDITDSLIEHCQDRKLDENANVQLSEDKVITIVFDLFGAGFDTITTAISWSLMYLVTNPRIQRKIQEELDTVIGRDRQPRLSDRPQLPYLEAFILETFRHSSFVPFTIPHSTTRDTSLNGFYIPKGHCVFVNQWQINHDQELWGDPNEFRPERFLTPSGTLDKHLSEKVILFGLGKRKCIGETIGRLEVFLFLAIMLQQMEFNVSPGEKVDMTPAYGLTLKHARCEHFQVQMRSSGPQHLQA